One Clostridium sp. CM027 genomic window carries:
- a CDS encoding sigma-54-dependent Fis family transcriptional regulator → MPNKRLLGNSEDIIKKRQLFVSKGILNKNGLRDIISKSWERSKLNDIDPFKKDFTIELTQDDLKNKYKEFMPLLQTAKPFMQTLYNLLQNSDFMIRLTDRDGYVLDHIGEDSLMRQNKFLVLQDGYNVKEEVIGTNAIGLSLITGEPIQVLGGEHYLHEYHNWTSSACPIKNEKGKVLGVLSITGNYEFVHPHTLGMVVAAAKAIEKEMKLEYYNKKLRIVNEQFYQITESISEGIIRIDNQGDIISMNRFARKLLGYSGKDVHNIHISNVLYTNSGKDIINVMNNGKEYQEEEIDFTTKMGRNKTCIVNVTPIKIFSSSDLGGVLITFKENKAVLSMINKIVGANARYTFDDIFGKSQSITHSIKLASIAAKTDDTILLQGESGTGKEMFTQAIHNASRRKDRPFVFLNCGAIPRDLVSSELFGYVEGAFTGAKRGGHPGKFELANGGTIFLDEIGDMPLDAQISLLRVLEDHMVVRVGGHDVIPINVRVIAATNKDLKKEVELGKFRSDLFYRINVMPIYIASIRDRKEDIKIFIDYFYEKFSESNEKNIKGISESFYKSMINYNWPGNVRELQNVMQLVLNVAENNSVITNKSLPSYINEKENVGEVSGAKQLLTLEQIEKDAIMQTLINVNDNMAAASRILGIGRTTLYRKMEKYKIS, encoded by the coding sequence TTGCCAAATAAAAGATTGCTTGGTAATTCTGAAGATATTATAAAAAAGCGGCAATTATTTGTTTCAAAGGGTATTTTAAATAAAAATGGACTTCGAGATATTATCTCAAAGTCTTGGGAACGAAGCAAATTGAATGATATAGATCCATTTAAAAAGGATTTTACAATTGAACTTACGCAGGATGATCTAAAAAATAAGTATAAGGAATTTATGCCTCTATTACAGACAGCTAAACCATTTATGCAAACACTGTACAATCTACTACAAAATTCTGATTTTATGATTCGTTTAACAGATAGAGATGGATATGTATTAGATCATATTGGAGAGGATAGCTTAATGCGGCAAAATAAATTTCTGGTATTACAAGACGGATATAATGTAAAAGAAGAAGTAATAGGCACTAATGCAATTGGTCTTTCATTAATAACTGGTGAGCCAATACAAGTACTTGGTGGCGAACATTATTTACATGAGTATCATAATTGGACTTCATCTGCATGTCCTATAAAAAATGAAAAGGGAAAAGTTTTAGGGGTATTAAGTATTACAGGTAATTATGAATTTGTACATCCACATACGTTAGGTATGGTAGTAGCCGCAGCAAAGGCTATAGAAAAAGAAATGAAGTTAGAGTATTACAATAAAAAATTGAGAATAGTAAATGAACAATTTTACCAAATTACAGAATCAATTTCCGAGGGCATTATTAGAATAGATAATCAAGGTGATATAATTAGTATGAATAGGTTTGCAAGAAAACTCTTGGGATATAGTGGGAAAGATGTACATAATATTCACATAAGTAATGTTTTATATACTAATAGTGGTAAGGATATTATAAATGTTATGAATAATGGAAAAGAGTATCAGGAGGAAGAAATAGATTTTACTACAAAAATGGGTAGAAATAAAACTTGTATAGTTAACGTTACCCCCATAAAGATTTTTAGCTCTAGTGACTTAGGTGGGGTGCTAATTACTTTTAAAGAGAATAAAGCAGTTCTAAGTATGATTAATAAAATTGTTGGAGCTAATGCAAGATATACCTTTGATGATATATTTGGAAAAAGTCAAAGTATAACCCATTCTATTAAATTAGCATCAATTGCGGCTAAGACTGATGATACTATACTTTTACAAGGCGAGAGTGGCACAGGCAAAGAAATGTTTACACAAGCTATACATAATGCTAGTAGAAGGAAAGATAGGCCCTTTGTATTTTTAAATTGTGGTGCTATTCCTCGTGATCTAGTTTCTAGTGAACTCTTTGGGTATGTAGAGGGGGCTTTTACTGGAGCTAAAAGAGGTGGACATCCAGGGAAATTTGAGCTCGCAAATGGCGGAACAATATTTCTTGATGAAATAGGCGATATGCCCTTAGACGCTCAGATAAGTTTACTTAGGGTTTTAGAAGACCACATGGTAGTAAGAGTTGGAGGACATGATGTTATACCAATAAATGTTAGGGTTATAGCAGCTACTAACAAAGATTTAAAAAAAGAAGTTGAACTAGGAAAATTCCGAAGTGATTTGTTTTATAGGATAAATGTTATGCCAATTTATATTGCTTCCATTAGAGACCGAAAAGAGGATATTAAGATATTTATTGATTATTTTTATGAAAAATTCAGTGAATCTAATGAAAAGAATATAAAAGGAATAAGTGAAAGCTTTTATAAAAGTATGATTAATTATAATTGGCCCGGAAACGTTCGGGAATTACAAAATGTTATGCAACTTGTATTAAATGTAGCTGAAAATAATAGTGTAATTACAAATAAGAGTTTGCCAAGTTATATAAATGAAAAAGAAAATGTTGGAGAAGTAAGTGGCGCAAAGCAACTACTTACATTAGAACAAATTGAAAAAGATGCTATTATGCAAACATTGATTAATGTAAATGATAATATGGCAGCAGCTTCCAGAATATTAGGTATAGGGAGAACCACATTGTATAGAAAGATGGAAAAATATAAGATTAGTTAA
- a CDS encoding Na+/H+ antiporter subunit E produces MYFGIVYLLFWIILSANVKVETICIGIIISLLVRNLNKDLMCSNRRVNFKKSTGKWLSYTIILIKEIIVSNFSVAKIVLSPRIVISPQIVTINTKIKSGFLKTIFTNSITLTPGTLTISMDRDKITVHCLKNEFVNGLIDSDFEKIILEVEEDIYE; encoded by the coding sequence ATGTATTTTGGAATTGTATATTTATTATTTTGGATCATTCTATCAGCAAATGTGAAAGTTGAAACTATTTGCATTGGTATAATAATAAGTTTATTAGTTAGAAATTTAAATAAAGATTTGATGTGTAGTAATAGACGAGTAAATTTCAAGAAAAGCACTGGAAAATGGTTATCTTACACTATTATATTGATAAAAGAAATAATAGTGTCCAATTTTAGTGTGGCAAAAATAGTTTTGAGCCCTCGAATAGTAATATCGCCACAGATAGTAACAATTAACACAAAAATAAAATCTGGGTTTCTTAAAACAATTTTTACTAATTCTATAACATTAACGCCGGGAACCTTAACCATTTCAATGGATAGAGATAAAATTACTGTGCATTGTTTGAAAAATGAATTTGTAAATGGGCTAATTGATTCAGATTTTGAAAAAATAATTTTAGAAGTTGAGGAAGACATTTATGAGTAA
- a CDS encoding monovalent cation/H+ antiporter complex subunit F, with translation MSKLLIFSILFLAATIFLCMLRAIKGPSAADRLIAINVIGTKTIVLILIVSFLLNETYFVDVAIVYALISFLSSIVIAKFIGNSEGRNI, from the coding sequence ATGAGTAAACTATTGATTTTTTCTATTTTATTTTTAGCGGCTACAATTTTTTTATGTATGTTGCGAGCGATTAAGGGGCCAAGTGCAGCAGATAGGCTTATTGCTATTAATGTTATAGGCACTAAAACTATTGTACTTATTCTTATAGTTTCATTTTTACTTAATGAAACTTATTTTGTGGATGTAGCAATAGTATATGCTTTGATTAGTTTTTTATCTTCTATTGTAATAGCTAAATTTATTGGAAATTCAGAAGGGAGAAATATATGA